The Pedobacter mucosus genome window below encodes:
- a CDS encoding S1/P1 nuclease, which yields MIFTSIKKTLITAVAFGFLAYYPIQANAWGMIGHRVVGEIADSYLKAKTRKAIQGILGYETLAMSANWGDFIKSDSTYNYMYNWHFVNLPGGLNKDGVFNILETEKAPNLYNKITDLIAILKKPSSTADQKKLALRMLVHLEGDLCQPMHVAHKDDLGGNKVSLTWFNEKTNLHRVWDEQLIGYQQLSYTEFAKVINHPSAVQLYNWQNTSLKDCIFESYKVCDKIYENTKPDSKLSYRYNFDWVDTLNQQLLKGGVRLAKVLNDIYDK from the coding sequence ATGATATTTACATCCATTAAAAAAACGTTAATTACTGCTGTAGCTTTCGGCTTTTTAGCTTATTATCCTATTCAAGCAAACGCATGGGGCATGATTGGTCATCGTGTGGTTGGCGAAATTGCCGATAGTTATTTAAAAGCCAAAACCAGGAAAGCCATTCAAGGGATTTTAGGTTACGAAACTTTGGCTATGTCGGCCAACTGGGGCGATTTTATAAAATCAGATTCCACTTACAATTACATGTACAATTGGCATTTTGTAAACCTTCCGGGAGGATTAAATAAAGATGGTGTTTTTAATATCTTGGAAACTGAAAAAGCACCAAACTTGTATAATAAAATTACCGACCTGATTGCGATTTTAAAAAAGCCATCCAGCACAGCGGATCAAAAGAAATTAGCTTTAAGGATGCTGGTTCACTTAGAAGGTGATTTATGTCAGCCAATGCATGTTGCTCATAAAGATGATTTAGGCGGAAATAAAGTTTCTTTAACATGGTTTAACGAAAAAACGAATCTGCACCGTGTTTGGGATGAACAACTAATCGGCTATCAACAATTAAGTTATACTGAATTTGCCAAAGTAATTAACCATCCATCGGCTGTTCAGCTGTATAACTGGCAAAACACGAGTTTAAAAGATTGCATTTTTGAATCGTATAAAGTTTGCGATAAAATTTACGAAAATACTAAACCAGATTCTAAATTAAGTTACCGTTATAACTTTGACTGGGTTGATACTTTAAACCAACAATTGTTAAAAGGTGGCGTTCGTTTAGCTAAAGTGCTCAATGATATTTACGATAAATAG
- a CDS encoding fumarate hydratase: MLILKRKIKKLKPFRRLITIRNYSILTLAFWFLLFYSACSLRPNIQEKGVDFMQGVWNEDSVAFSNKLSNYTQHHFKITCDSVYIDFVTHSKVNFYEDSCYNNGVWKEYAKGVYSIRNDTLFVGATFTHANYKQKISGCYHIGRYDKTFLIKKHTADSLFLESLSDQRQIKLSLKGKITCVQKEL; this comes from the coding sequence ATGCTTATTTTAAAAAGAAAGATCAAGAAATTGAAACCGTTCAGGCGACTGATTACAATAAGGAATTATTCGATCCTGACCTTGGCTTTTTGGTTTCTGTTATTTTATTCGGCTTGTAGTTTAAGACCAAACATTCAAGAAAAAGGCGTCGATTTTATGCAAGGCGTTTGGAATGAAGATTCTGTCGCTTTCAGCAATAAGCTTTCAAATTATACTCAACATCACTTCAAAATTACTTGCGATTCGGTTTACATCGATTTTGTAACCCATAGTAAAGTGAATTTCTATGAAGATTCCTGCTATAATAATGGCGTTTGGAAAGAGTATGCTAAAGGTGTTTATTCCATTCGAAACGACACTTTATTTGTTGGCGCAACATTTACGCATGCCAATTACAAACAAAAAATTTCTGGTTGTTATCACATTGGCCGCTATGATAAAACCTTTCTAATTAAAAAACATACTGCAGATAGCTTATTTTTAGAAAGTTTAAGCGATCAACGCCAGATTAAATTATCGCTAAAAGGAAAAATTACTTGTGTACAAAAAGAACTATAA
- the fumC gene encoding class II fumarate hydratase, translating into MSFRIEHDTMGEVQVPADKYWGAQTERSRNNFKIGPEGSMPKEIIHAFGYLKKAAAQANTELGVLSAEKAELIAKACDEIIAGTLDDQFPLVIWQTGSGTQSNMNGNEVIANRAHVINGGALADDKKVLHPNDDVNKSQSSNDTFPTAMHIAAYKLTVENTIPGLEKLRNALAKKVEEFSSIVKTGRTHFMDATPLTLGQEFSGYVQQIDNSIRAIKNALEMVAELALGGTAVGTGLNTPKGYDVLVAQKIADLTGLPFITAPNKFEALAAHDAMVELSGALKRTAVSLMKVANDIRMLSSGPRCGIGEIVIPDNEPGSSIMPGKVNPTQPEALTMVCAQVMGNDVAVSIGGMSGHFELNVFKPLIAANVLQSARLIGDACVSFTDKCAEGITANLPEIEKHLQNSLMLVTALNPHVGYENAAKIAKKAHKENKTLKAAAVELGLLTNEQFDEWVRPEDMVGSLK; encoded by the coding sequence ATGAGTTTCAGAATAGAACACGATACCATGGGCGAAGTGCAAGTGCCCGCTGATAAATACTGGGGTGCACAAACCGAACGCTCTCGTAATAACTTTAAAATCGGACCAGAAGGTTCGATGCCAAAAGAAATTATTCATGCTTTTGGCTATCTTAAAAAAGCGGCAGCACAAGCAAATACTGAACTTGGCGTACTTTCTGCAGAGAAAGCTGAACTTATTGCTAAAGCTTGTGATGAAATTATTGCTGGCACATTAGATGATCAATTTCCATTAGTAATTTGGCAAACAGGTTCCGGTACGCAAAGTAACATGAACGGAAACGAGGTGATTGCAAATCGTGCTCATGTTATAAATGGAGGTGCATTGGCTGATGATAAAAAGGTTCTTCACCCGAATGATGATGTAAATAAATCGCAATCTTCAAATGATACTTTCCCAACTGCAATGCACATTGCGGCATATAAATTAACGGTAGAAAACACGATTCCAGGTTTAGAGAAATTAAGAAATGCTTTAGCTAAAAAGGTTGAAGAATTTAGTTCAATTGTAAAAACTGGTCGTACGCATTTTATGGATGCCACGCCTTTAACTTTAGGACAAGAGTTTTCTGGTTACGTTCAACAGATTGACAACAGCATTAGGGCAATTAAAAATGCTTTGGAAATGGTTGCTGAATTAGCTTTAGGCGGTACCGCAGTAGGTACGGGTTTAAATACACCTAAAGGTTATGATGTTTTAGTGGCTCAAAAAATTGCTGATTTAACCGGCTTACCTTTTATTACGGCACCAAATAAATTCGAGGCTTTGGCAGCTCACGATGCAATGGTAGAACTTTCTGGAGCTTTAAAACGTACCGCAGTTTCTTTGATGAAAGTAGCGAACGACATACGTATGTTAAGCTCTGGTCCACGTTGTGGTATTGGCGAAATCGTAATTCCTGATAATGAACCGGGTTCTTCTATTATGCCGGGAAAAGTGAACCCAACCCAACCTGAAGCTTTGACAATGGTTTGTGCTCAGGTTATGGGTAATGATGTTGCAGTTTCTATTGGCGGCATGTCGGGTCATTTTGAACTGAACGTTTTTAAACCTTTAATCGCGGCGAATGTATTACAATCGGCACGTTTAATTGGTGATGCCTGCGTCTCGTTCACTGATAAATGTGCGGAAGGAATTACCGCTAATTTACCAGAGATTGAGAAGCATTTACAAAATTCGTTAATGTTGGTTACGGCTTTAAACCCGCATGTGGGTTATGAAAATGCTGCTAAAATTGCTAAAAAAGCACATAAAGAAAATAAGACTTTAAAGGCAGCGGCTGTAGAATTAGGTTTATTAACGAATGAGCAGTTTGATGAATGGGTTCGCCCAGAAGATATGGTTGGGAGTTTGAAATAA
- a CDS encoding sensor histidine kinase, which produces MKKLILSILFFSIVQVGNAQNKYLVDEYGNPMHYSLFTRWSKCNVSMLVDGSTRKIAPFYHLDNLPLGNLSLLEGAKRIELETRIHKDSINFYRYSIIENDTILLTDEVIPKKIKFEWNNESDFPGYLTMDLGTYNIANKKLEVRMYKLPKKTQVSSAIIYNKPIKPVEILFTNVYNLKKEGKGWIEKPLKNGDKIINDENTIEIKLGIKNTDLNIIYGVTLENAYGNGTNFLSPNWSSFDKDGNPVMSIDAKQFKSPGNYLINVYVKSGPYPYFKKEGKIIKFTVLKTEQAFFSTKELIGSGILFSLVVGAITGGLAVYIKNRQIKKKVAAEAKQKEIAQLQLNSVRSQLNPHFLFNALAGIQNLMNKNEIENANRYLTKFARLTRNVLDSKDLISLNEEKFLLDDYLQMEQLRFGFQYAINASHYLEIENIEIPSMLLQPFVENAVKHGIAENAGDGKIEVNFEKQGSDLILKITDNGKGFDANQTYIGLGLALSKNRIALLNTIYKITPLVLDIQSDANGTLVTITLTQWL; this is translated from the coding sequence ATGAAAAAATTAATTCTCTCCATTTTATTTTTCTCAATTGTACAAGTAGGAAATGCGCAAAATAAATATCTTGTAGATGAGTATGGTAACCCTATGCATTATTCATTATTTACAAGATGGTCTAAATGCAATGTTTCAATGCTAGTTGATGGCAGTACAAGAAAAATCGCCCCTTTCTATCACTTGGATAATTTGCCTTTAGGAAATTTATCTTTATTAGAAGGAGCGAAAAGAATAGAATTGGAAACGAGAATACATAAAGACAGTATTAATTTTTATAGATATTCCATCATAGAAAATGATACTATCCTCTTAACAGATGAAGTCATCCCAAAAAAAATAAAATTTGAATGGAACAATGAAAGTGATTTTCCTGGCTACCTAACAATGGATTTAGGAACTTATAATATTGCAAACAAAAAACTTGAAGTAAGGATGTACAAGCTTCCAAAAAAAACTCAGGTGAGCTCTGCAATTATTTATAATAAGCCAATAAAGCCAGTGGAGATACTTTTTACAAACGTTTATAACCTTAAAAAAGAAGGTAAAGGTTGGATAGAAAAGCCATTGAAGAATGGCGATAAAATTATAAATGATGAGAATACCATAGAGATTAAACTTGGTATCAAAAATACTGATTTAAACATTATTTATGGCGTAACATTAGAAAATGCTTATGGTAATGGAACGAATTTTTTATCACCAAATTGGTCAAGCTTTGATAAAGATGGAAATCCTGTAATGAGTATTGATGCAAAGCAATTTAAAAGTCCTGGTAACTATCTGATAAATGTTTATGTTAAATCAGGACCGTATCCTTATTTTAAAAAAGAAGGGAAGATAATAAAATTCACTGTTTTGAAAACAGAACAAGCTTTTTTTTCTACTAAAGAGCTAATCGGTTCGGGTATACTTTTTTCACTAGTTGTGGGTGCAATAACAGGTGGATTAGCCGTTTATATCAAAAACCGACAAATAAAGAAAAAAGTTGCAGCAGAAGCTAAGCAAAAAGAAATCGCTCAACTTCAACTTAACTCAGTCCGCTCGCAGCTTAACCCACATTTTTTATTTAACGCTTTGGCAGGCATCCAAAACTTAATGAATAAAAATGAAATTGAAAATGCCAATCGTTACCTTACTAAATTTGCCCGCTTAACGCGAAACGTTTTGGATAGCAAAGACCTCATCAGCTTAAACGAAGAAAAATTTTTATTAGATGATTACCTGCAAATGGAGCAATTGCGATTTGGGTTTCAGTATGCAATTAACGCATCACATTATTTAGAGATAGAAAATATTGAAATTCCCTCCATGTTACTCCAACCATTTGTTGAAAATGCAGTAAAACATGGTATTGCAGAAAATGCTGGAGATGGCAAAATCGAAGTGAATTTTGAAAAACAAGGTTCCGATTTAATTTTAAAAATAACCGACAATGGCAAAGGTTTCGATGCGAATCAAACTTACATAGGTTTGGGTTTGGCGCTCAGTAAAAACAGGATAGCCTTATTAAATACGATTTATAAAATCACGCCTTTGGTTTTAGATATTCAATCTGATGCAAATGGAACTTTAGTTACAATTACGCTTACACAATGGTTATAA
- a CDS encoding LytR/AlgR family response regulator transcription factor, protein MRAILVDDEQANIENLQFLLAKNCPEVKIVSVANNIDDAFEKVNLHRPDLLFLDIQMGKTTGFDLLTKFGQKTFEVIFVTAYDSYGIKAVKFAALDYLLKPVDPDELKAAVLKAKERFKHKVNGEQLNFLLDQIKRTEPSIPKIALPQLHEIRYVAVYDIMRCVADNTYTFFHLLNGEKILISKPLKEYSDLLKPHGFVRAHQSHLVNPKFVKSWLKEDGGMLLMDNGDKISVSKPNREMVKAILGK, encoded by the coding sequence ATGAGGGCAATTTTAGTAGATGATGAGCAAGCTAACATAGAAAATCTACAATTTCTGCTCGCAAAAAACTGTCCTGAAGTAAAGATCGTTTCTGTAGCAAATAATATTGATGATGCATTTGAAAAAGTGAACTTACACCGACCAGATTTACTTTTTCTTGATATTCAAATGGGAAAAACAACTGGTTTCGATCTATTAACTAAGTTTGGACAAAAAACTTTTGAAGTCATTTTTGTAACAGCATATGATAGTTATGGAATTAAGGCCGTAAAATTTGCCGCTTTAGATTATCTGTTGAAACCAGTAGATCCAGATGAATTAAAAGCAGCAGTTTTAAAAGCTAAAGAAAGATTTAAGCATAAGGTAAATGGTGAACAGTTAAATTTTTTGCTTGATCAAATTAAGCGTACTGAGCCAAGTATTCCGAAAATTGCTTTGCCTCAATTGCATGAAATTCGCTATGTTGCTGTTTATGATATTATGCGCTGTGTTGCAGACAACACATATACTTTTTTCCATTTGCTAAATGGCGAAAAAATATTAATCTCTAAACCACTTAAAGAATATTCAGATTTATTAAAACCGCACGGATTTGTTAGGGCACATCAAAGTCATTTGGTAAACCCGAAGTTTGTAAAAAGTTGGCTTAAAGAAGACGGAGGAATGTTACTAATGGATAATGGCGATAAAATTTCGGTATCGAAGCCGAATAGAGAAATGGTTAAAGCGATTTTAGGAAAGTAG
- the hisS gene encoding histidine--tRNA ligase — protein MSVIKPSLAKGTRDFSPIEMVKRNFIYDTIKTVFKKYGYAEIQTPSFENLSTLTGKYGDEGDKLIFKILNSGDYLGKIDEHLLTTRNSQLATSKLSEKALRYDLTVPFARYVVMHQNEITLPFKRFQVQPVWRADRPQKGRYREFYQCDVDVVGSESLLNEAEFILIYNEALAKLGLTDFTIKINNRKILSGIAEIIGKPDLIIDMTVAIDKLDKIGLDGVSKELLERGFTEEDLEKLRPVILLEGTNEEKLESLKTVLALSETGLKGIAEIEQVFEYVESLITYTLPLTAKLELDITLARGLNYYTGCIFEVKTNEVAMGSIGGGGRYDDLTGMFGLKDLTGVGVSFGADRIYDVLEELNLFPTSAEVGTKVLISNFDAEAEKYALPILQQFRNAGIPAELYPSSAKLKKQMAYADAKKIPYVVLIGGDEMATGELTLKNMESGEQKKLTFLGILDLLK, from the coding sequence ATGTCAGTTATTAAACCCTCATTAGCCAAAGGTACACGCGATTTTTCACCTATTGAAATGGTAAAACGCAACTTTATTTATGATACCATTAAAACGGTTTTTAAAAAATATGGTTATGCAGAAATTCAAACACCAAGCTTTGAAAACCTTTCTACCTTAACAGGAAAATATGGGGATGAGGGGGATAAATTGATTTTTAAAATTTTGAATAGCGGAGATTATTTGGGGAAAATTGATGAGCATTTACTCACAACCCGTAACTCACAACTTGCAACTTCAAAACTTTCTGAAAAAGCACTTCGCTACGACCTTACTGTGCCTTTTGCCCGTTACGTAGTTATGCATCAAAATGAAATCACTTTGCCTTTTAAGCGTTTTCAGGTTCAGCCAGTTTGGCGAGCCGATAGACCACAAAAAGGTAGATACCGCGAATTTTATCAATGTGATGTTGATGTGGTAGGTTCTGAAAGTTTATTAAATGAAGCAGAATTTATCTTGATTTATAACGAAGCCTTAGCTAAACTGGGCTTAACGGATTTCACTATAAAAATTAATAATAGAAAAATTTTATCAGGCATTGCCGAGATTATAGGCAAACCTGATTTGATAATCGACATGACTGTTGCCATCGATAAACTTGATAAGATTGGTTTGGATGGCGTTAGTAAAGAGCTATTAGAACGTGGTTTTACAGAGGAAGATTTAGAAAAACTTCGTCCAGTAATTTTATTAGAAGGCACTAATGAAGAGAAATTGGAAAGCCTAAAAACAGTTTTAGCATTATCAGAAACAGGTTTAAAAGGTATTGCCGAAATAGAGCAGGTTTTCGAATATGTAGAAAGTTTAATCACTTATACATTACCACTAACAGCAAAATTGGAACTTGATATTACCTTGGCTCGTGGCTTAAACTATTATACAGGCTGCATTTTTGAAGTAAAAACAAATGAAGTTGCCATGGGAAGTATTGGTGGCGGCGGGCGTTATGATGATTTGACTGGCATGTTCGGTTTAAAAGATTTAACCGGTGTGGGTGTTTCTTTTGGAGCCGATCGAATTTATGATGTATTAGAGGAACTTAATCTTTTTCCTACATCAGCTGAAGTTGGAACAAAAGTTTTGATTAGTAATTTCGATGCTGAAGCTGAAAAATATGCGTTGCCAATTCTTCAGCAGTTTAGAAATGCAGGTATACCTGCTGAACTTTATCCATCATCAGCGAAGCTTAAAAAACAAATGGCATATGCCGATGCAAAAAAAATACCGTATGTAGTTTTAATCGGTGGAGACGAAATGGCAACTGGAGAATTAACGCTAAAAAATATGGAAAGTGGTGAGCAAAAGAAACTGACTTTTCTCGGGATTTTAGATTTATTGAAATAA
- a CDS encoding class I SAM-dependent methyltransferase, whose product MKDNFSTQAAAYSIYRPTYPQELYDYLLSLVNDKNVAWDCATGNGQVARILAQHFNAVFATDISENQLSNALQLPNITYKVESAEKTAFENQSFDLITVAQAIHWFDFEAFYTEVKRTLKPNGLLAVMGYGIMFIDKRIDVVVHKLYEDILGKYWDPERKYIEEGYQTIPFPFNEIATPSFQIKTQWTFDQLIGYLNTWSSLQHYKKANDRNPLEYMFTEFKEAWGDDAEKAVNFPILLRVGKI is encoded by the coding sequence ATGAAAGATAATTTTTCTACCCAAGCAGCAGCTTATTCAATATATCGACCAACTTATCCGCAAGAATTATATGATTATTTACTTTCATTAGTAAACGATAAAAATGTTGCTTGGGATTGTGCCACCGGCAATGGACAAGTTGCCAGAATTTTAGCGCAGCATTTTAATGCCGTTTTTGCAACAGATATAAGTGAAAATCAATTAAGTAATGCATTGCAATTACCGAATATTACATACAAAGTTGAATCAGCAGAAAAAACAGCTTTCGAAAATCAATCTTTTGACTTAATTACTGTTGCACAAGCTATCCATTGGTTTGATTTTGAAGCTTTTTACACTGAAGTGAAACGTACCCTTAAACCCAACGGATTACTTGCAGTTATGGGTTATGGCATTATGTTTATAGATAAACGAATTGATGTTGTAGTGCATAAATTATATGAAGATATTTTAGGGAAATACTGGGATCCTGAACGAAAATATATTGAAGAAGGCTATCAAACCATTCCTTTCCCTTTCAATGAAATTGCTACGCCGAGTTTCCAAATTAAAACTCAATGGACTTTTGATCAGCTAATAGGATATTTAAATACATGGTCTTCCTTGCAGCATTATAAAAAAGCCAATGATAGAAACCCATTGGAATATATGTTTACCGAATTTAAAGAAGCATGGGGCGATGACGCTGAAAAAGCAGTGAATTTCCCAATTTTGTTACGTGTAGGAAAAATTTAA
- a CDS encoding MFS transporter — protein MEKQKTALQYEEKSELKYRLKSIFGGSVGNLVEWYDWYSYSAFALYFSPAFFPNSNPTAQLLNTAGIFAVGFLMRPIGGWLFGSIADKYGRKKSMTLSVFIMAIGSLMIGLTPSYASIGIAAPLLLLLARLIQGLSTGGEYGTSATYLSEMATKKHRGFYSSFQYVTLIGGQLLALGIQLILQNWLLSSAELHAWGWRIPFFIGAILSFIALYLRRHISETSAFKSKNLDDKKGGIAVLLKYPKEILTVVGLTLGGTIAFYTFSTYMQKFLVNTVHLTKETSTTLSFASLLLFAILQPVFGLLSDRIGRKPLLIGFGVLGTLCTYPILTGLANETNTTIIFLLMIGALIIVSGYTSINAVVKAELFPAEIRALGVGLPYALTVAIFGGTAEYFALWFKNIGHEDYFYWYVTGCILISLILYTTMKDTKHHSKIED, from the coding sequence ATGGAAAAACAAAAAACTGCTTTGCAATATGAAGAAAAATCTGAGCTAAAATATCGGTTGAAATCTATTTTTGGTGGTTCCGTTGGCAACCTGGTAGAATGGTACGATTGGTATTCTTATTCTGCTTTTGCACTATATTTCTCTCCTGCTTTTTTTCCAAACAGTAATCCTACAGCTCAGCTTTTAAATACGGCAGGAATTTTTGCAGTCGGCTTTTTAATGCGCCCAATTGGTGGTTGGCTTTTTGGTAGCATAGCTGATAAATATGGAAGAAAAAAATCAATGACACTTTCAGTTTTTATCATGGCAATTGGTTCATTAATGATTGGTTTAACACCATCATATGCTTCAATAGGAATTGCTGCGCCATTACTTTTGCTTTTAGCCCGATTGATTCAAGGGTTAAGCACTGGTGGAGAATACGGAACTTCAGCAACTTATTTAAGTGAAATGGCTACGAAGAAACATCGAGGTTTTTACTCAAGTTTTCAATATGTAACGCTAATAGGAGGCCAATTATTAGCTTTAGGGATTCAACTTATTCTACAAAATTGGTTGTTATCATCAGCAGAATTACATGCTTGGGGATGGCGAATTCCATTTTTTATTGGTGCCATTCTTTCCTTCATTGCCTTATATTTACGAAGACATATTAGTGAAACCTCTGCTTTTAAAAGTAAAAATTTAGATGATAAAAAAGGTGGAATAGCGGTATTACTTAAATATCCAAAAGAGATTTTAACAGTAGTTGGTTTAACACTTGGCGGCACGATTGCGTTTTATACATTCAGTACCTATATGCAAAAATTCCTAGTCAATACGGTTCATTTAACTAAAGAAACTTCAACAACTTTATCGTTTGCATCCTTGTTGCTTTTTGCGATTTTGCAACCCGTTTTTGGTTTATTATCTGATAGAATCGGAAGAAAACCGTTGCTAATCGGCTTTGGTGTTTTAGGAACATTATGTACATACCCTATATTAACAGGCTTGGCAAATGAAACTAATACTACAATAATCTTCTTGTTAATGATTGGTGCTTTAATTATTGTGAGCGGCTATACTAGTATCAACGCTGTTGTAAAAGCAGAGTTATTCCCTGCTGAAATTAGAGCTTTGGGCGTTGGTTTGCCTTATGCTTTAACTGTTGCAATTTTTGGTGGAACTGCAGAATATTTTGCTTTATGGTTTAAAAATATCGGACATGAAGATTACTTTTATTGGTATGTTACAGGTTGCATTTTAATCTCATTGATATTGTATACAACGATGAAGGATACTAAACATCATTCGAAAATTGAGGACTAA
- a CDS encoding replication-associated recombination protein A: MQNQAPLAERMRPQNLNEYVGQQHLVGPGAVLRKAIESGQLPSMIFWGPPGVGKTTLAYIISQTLDRPFFNLSAINSGVKDIREVIDKAAALKDSFLGLPILFIDEIHRFSKSQQDSLLGAVERGLVTLIGATTENPSFEVISALLSRSQVYILKSLTEEELTGLLQTAIKKDNILAEKNIIIKDYEALIRLSGGDARKLLNVLEIAVNGIGGDKITLTNENVLAHAQQNLALYDKAGEQHYDIISAFIKSIRGSDPNAAVYWLARMIEGGEDPLFIARRLLILSSEDIGNANPNALLLANNCFTAVNVIGYPEARIILSQCVTYLASSAKSNASYEAINKAQTLVKQTGNLPVPLHIRNAPTKLMKNIGYGKDYQYAHGYEGNFSAQEYFPDELSGTKLYDPGKNPAEEKLREKLKQNWKDKYGY; this comes from the coding sequence ATGCAAAACCAAGCACCTTTAGCAGAGAGAATGCGCCCTCAAAACCTTAATGAGTATGTTGGTCAGCAACATTTGGTTGGGCCTGGTGCCGTTTTACGCAAAGCGATTGAGAGTGGACAACTGCCATCAATGATTTTCTGGGGTCCGCCGGGAGTTGGAAAAACAACTTTGGCTTATATCATTTCACAGACACTAGATCGTCCGTTTTTCAATCTAAGCGCCATTAATAGCGGGGTAAAAGATATTCGAGAAGTAATAGATAAAGCCGCTGCGTTGAAGGATAGTTTTTTAGGATTGCCAATTTTATTTATTGATGAAATTCATCGTTTTAGTAAATCGCAACAAGACAGTTTATTAGGTGCTGTAGAACGCGGTTTAGTAACTTTGATTGGTGCAACTACAGAAAACCCATCGTTTGAGGTAATCTCCGCATTGCTTTCTCGAAGTCAGGTTTATATTTTAAAGTCGCTTACTGAAGAAGAGTTAACTGGCTTATTGCAAACTGCAATAAAGAAGGATAATATTTTAGCCGAAAAAAATATCATTATAAAAGATTACGAAGCATTAATTAGGCTATCAGGTGGCGACGCCCGAAAACTTTTAAATGTTTTAGAAATTGCTGTGAATGGAATTGGTGGCGACAAAATTACTTTAACCAATGAAAATGTTTTAGCTCATGCCCAACAAAACCTTGCTTTATACGATAAGGCTGGAGAACAACATTACGATATTATTTCCGCTTTTATAAAATCGATTCGCGGCAGTGACCCAAATGCTGCAGTTTATTGGTTGGCTAGGATGATTGAAGGCGGTGAGGACCCATTGTTTATTGCCCGCAGACTTCTAATTTTATCATCAGAAGATATTGGAAATGCCAATCCGAATGCTTTGCTTTTAGCAAATAATTGTTTTACAGCTGTAAACGTGATTGGCTATCCCGAAGCGAGAATTATTTTATCGCAATGCGTAACCTATTTAGCGAGCTCAGCGAAAAGTAATGCATCATACGAGGCCATTAATAAAGCTCAAACCTTGGTTAAACAAACAGGAAATTTGCCTGTGCCTTTGCATATTCGAAATGCGCCAACAAAGTTGATGAAGAATATCGGCTATGGAAAAGACTATCAATATGCACATGGATATGAAGGTAATTTTTCTGCTCAGGAATATTTTCCAGACGAGTTAAGTGGTACCAAGCTTTATGATCCAGGAAAAAATCCGGCAGAAGAAAAGTTAAGGGAGAAATTAAAACAAAATTGGAAAGATAAATACGGTTACTGA